In the Panthera uncia isolate 11264 chromosome D2, Puncia_PCG_1.0, whole genome shotgun sequence genome, one interval contains:
- the GOLGA7B gene encoding golgin subfamily A member 7B, with protein sequence MATEVHNLQELRRSASLATKVFIQRDYSDGTICQFQTKFPPELDSRIERQLFEETVKTLNSFYAEAEKIGGSSYLEGCLACATAYFIFLCMETHYEKVLKKISRYIQEQNEKIFAPRGLLLTDPVERGMRVVSFLAVLCKGPELPTGGFLGEDTQK encoded by the exons ATGGCCACTGAG GTCCATAATCTGCAGGAGCTGCGGCGAAGTGCCTCATTGGCCACCAAGGTCTTTATCCAAAGAGACTACAGTGATGGGACCATCTGTCAGTTCCAGACCAAATTCCCCCCGGAGCTGGACAGCCGG ATTGAGCGGCAGCTCTTTGAGGAGACCGTGAAGACCCTCAACAGCTTCTACGCGGAGGCGGAGAAGATCGGGGGCAGCTCCTACCTTGAGGGCTGCCTGGCCTGTGCCACGGCCTACTTCATCTTCCTCTGCATGGAGACCCACTACGAGAAG GTTCTCAAGAAGATCTCCCGCTACATCCAGGAGCAGAACGAGAAGATCTTTGCCCCTCGAGGCCTCCTGCTCACTGACCCCGTGGAGCGCGGGATGCGGGTCGTATCCTTCCTGGCTGTTCTGTGCAAGGGCCCAGAGCTGCCAACTGGTGGGTTTCTTGGTGAAGACACCCAGAAATAG